A single Campylobacter concisus DNA region contains:
- a CDS encoding CDP-diacylglycerol--glycerol-3-phosphate 3-phosphatidyltransferase, which translates to MSLNLPNSLAFFRILLAPLMFFMLVNAPEIFAQIHISWINYFAALIFVIASVTDFFDGYIARSWDQKTKLGAILDPLADKMLILAAFLGLMMLGRASAWAVYLILVREFFITGFRVVMASDGVEVAASMAGKVKTVSQMFAVGFLLMSWPGGELLLWIAVALTLYSGFEYIFAYVKAMKKS; encoded by the coding sequence GTGAGCTTAAATTTACCAAATTCACTGGCATTTTTTAGGATACTGCTAGCTCCGCTTATGTTTTTTATGCTCGTAAATGCGCCAGAAATTTTTGCGCAAATTCATATAAGCTGGATAAATTATTTCGCGGCTCTCATCTTTGTGATCGCCTCGGTGACTGACTTTTTTGACGGATATATCGCTAGAAGTTGGGATCAAAAGACCAAACTTGGCGCTATCCTCGACCCGCTAGCTGATAAGATGCTGATCTTAGCTGCATTTTTAGGCCTTATGATGCTAGGTAGAGCGAGCGCTTGGGCTGTTTATCTTATCTTGGTAAGAGAGTTTTTTATAACTGGCTTTCGTGTCGTGATGGCAAGTGACGGCGTCGAGGTCGCGGCCTCGATGGCTGGTAAAGTGAAAACCGTCTCGCAGATGTTTGCGGTTGGATTTTTACTGATGAGCTGGCCTGGTGGCGAGCTTTTGCTCTGGATCGCTGTTGCGCTCACGCTTTATTCTGGGTTTGAGTACATTTTTGCCTACGTAAAAGCGATGAAAAAGAGTTAA
- a CDS encoding RIP metalloprotease RseP: protein MKGILFTLALLCLGLYAYSFYFLVTVLAISFLISFHELGHFLAARTLGVKINTFSIGFGEKIYTKSVGGTDYCLSAIPLGGYVQLKGQDDTDPKAKNYDRDSYNVLSPLKRIYILFAGPFFNFILAFFIYILLGFIGVERLAPSVGHIADGSAAASAGLMKNDKILAINGVKINEWDEISKNVKLEPSTILIDRNGSQMTINLTPKIGETINLFNEKVQRPLIGISPNGEVVKIYHRGFGSLKFAYNETLEASKLIFKSFTKLVSGAVPLKEVGGIVQIADVTSKAAKISLGVLLTIVALISVNLGVLNLFPIPALDGGHILFNLYELIFRREVNERVLTTLTYCGWALLLGIMMLATFNDIMRLSGGL from the coding sequence TTGAAAGGCATTCTCTTCACGCTAGCCCTACTTTGCCTTGGGCTTTATGCGTATTCGTTTTATTTTTTAGTGACTGTTTTAGCCATAAGTTTTCTCATATCTTTTCACGAGCTTGGCCACTTTTTGGCAGCAAGAACGCTTGGCGTAAAGATAAACACCTTTAGCATCGGCTTTGGCGAGAAAATTTACACCAAAAGCGTTGGCGGCACCGACTACTGCCTAAGCGCGATCCCACTTGGTGGATACGTGCAGCTAAAAGGTCAAGACGACACCGACCCAAAGGCCAAAAACTACGACCGTGATAGCTACAACGTGCTAAGCCCACTAAAGCGAATTTATATCCTTTTTGCAGGACCATTTTTTAACTTTATCTTGGCCTTTTTTATCTACATTTTGCTTGGATTTATCGGTGTTGAGAGACTTGCGCCAAGCGTTGGACACATAGCTGACGGCTCGGCGGCTGCCAGCGCTGGACTTATGAAAAACGATAAAATTTTAGCCATAAACGGCGTAAAGATAAACGAGTGGGATGAGATCAGTAAAAATGTGAAATTAGAGCCAAGCACCATTTTGATAGATCGCAACGGCTCGCAAATGACTATAAATTTAACACCAAAGATAGGCGAGACGATAAATCTATTTAATGAAAAGGTGCAGCGTCCGCTTATTGGAATTTCTCCAAATGGCGAAGTGGTAAAAATTTATCATAGAGGCTTTGGTAGTCTAAAATTTGCTTACAATGAAACTCTAGAGGCATCAAAACTAATCTTTAAAAGCTTTACCAAGCTAGTAAGCGGAGCTGTGCCACTAAAAGAGGTCGGTGGCATTGTACAGATCGCTGATGTCACTTCAAAAGCCGCAAAAATAAGTCTTGGCGTACTTTTGACAATCGTCGCTTTAATCTCAGTAAATTTAGGTGTCCTAAATTTATTCCCAATCCCTGCACTTGATGGTGGGCACATACTTTTTAACCTATATGAGCTAATTTTTAGACGCGAGGTAAATGAGCGAGTGCTCACGACGCTTACCTACTGCGGCTGGGCATTACTGCTTGGTATAATGATGCTTGCAACCTTTAATGATATTATGAGATTAAGTGGAGGTTTATGA